The Mycolicibacterium cosmeticum sequence GCGACGGTGGACGGATTCAGCGTGGCGGTCGAACAGATCGAGCGGATGGACGCCGCGACCCTGATCGACCGGGTGTGCGCCGTGGTGCGCAGCGCCCGCCCCAGCCCCGACGTCGTGTTCGTCCTGGGCTCCGAGGATGCCGACGAGCTCGTTGAGGCCCTGCAGCAGGAGACGGACCGGCCGGTGGTCACCGCCACCGAGGCCGACTTCGCGCTGACCCGGGGCGCCGCGCTGGCCTCGGCCTATGCCGCGAGCCTGCCTCAGGCGCAGCCGCGCGCGCCGCGGTTCACACCGGTACGGCTGCTGGCCTCGGCGTTGGGCGTCGCAAGCGTGGCGTTCGTGGTGGCGGTGTCGGTCGTCATCGGATCACAAGGGTTGCCGGAGCGCAGCGAGCGCACGACCGAGCCCGTCGCCGCGTCGGCGCCGATCGCCCGTCCGGCACCGCCACCGCCGAATGTCGAGACCGTCCGCGCGCTGGCACGCAAACCGTTTGCGTTGATGAATGTGCCTGCTCCGCAAGCACCTCCACCGGCGTCGGCACCCGCACCCGCCGCGCCGCCCGCACCCGAGCCCGCCGCGCCGGCCAACGTGTCACCGGCCCCGCCGGTCTATGTTCCGCCGGCGGCCCCGCCGCCCCAGCCGCGGCTGCGTGACCGGATCTTGGACAAGATCCCGATCATCGGCCGGTTCCGCTGACACTCAGCGGTGCGTCAGTCCGCCATCCACGGGGTATTGGCTGGCGGTCACATAGCTCGCGTCGTCGGAGAGCAGGAACAGCGCCACCGCCGCGGCCTCGTCGGCGCTGCCGACCCTGCCCAGCGGAACCCGGCTGACCACGCCGGCCTCGAACGTCGAACGGGTCGTGTCGTCCATGAAGCTGCGAAAGTCCGTGCTGATCGCGCCCGGCACCAGCGTGTTGACCCGGATGCCGCGCGGCGCCAACTCGGCGGCCCAACTCCGTGCCGCGGCGATCAGGGCCGCCTTGGTGGCGGCGTAGACCGCGGTGCGCGGTGCGCCCTCGTAGGTAGAGGTTGACGACGTGACCACTACGGAGGCTCCCTCGGCCAAGTGGTCGGACACGGCGCCCAATTGCAGCAGGGGACCGCGGACATTGGTTGCCATCATGGCGTCGAAGAGCTCGGCGTCGGTGTCGGCGATAGGGGCGATATCGGCGTACCCGGCGTTGAGCCACAGTCCGTCGATGCCGCGGCCGGCGTTGGCTTGCGCGAGCGCGCTTCCGGCCTCCGGCGTGGAAGCGTCGTTGAGAATGACGGTCGCGGAACCGATTTCACTCTGCGCTTGAGCGATTCGTGCCGGGTTGGTGCCGGTGAGCAGCAGATCGGCGCCCTCGTCGGCCAGGCGGCGGGCGCCGGCCAAACCGATGCCGCTGGTCGCGCCGGTGATCACGATGCGCTTTCCGTGGAATCGAGGTGTCATGTCGCCGACGCTACGACCTAGAGTTGACTCTAGGTCAAGTGCTGGAGGTGAGACGGATGACCGGCTACACCATCGGCGAGGTCGCCGAGGCGATCGGGCTCAGCGTGCACGCATTGCGGTTCTACGAGCGTGAAGGTCTGCTCATCGAGCCGGTGGAACGCACCACGAGCGGACGGCGCCGGTACAGCCAGACGAACGTCGACTGGCTACGCATCTGCACGCGGCTGCGCGAATCGCAGATGCCACTCGCCGACCTGAAACGATTCGCCGCCTTGGTGCGCAAGGGGCCGGGCAACGAGTCCGAACGCCTGGCCCTGCTCGATGCGCATCGCGCCCGGGTCGACGCCCAGATGCAGGCGTTGGAGCAGGCGCGCGACATCATCACGTGGAAGACCCAGATCTACGAAACAAAGCTGCGCGACGGCGACGCCGAAGGCCTGTGGGATCCGACGGCCGCGTCGTAGCAATCAGACCTTGGGCAGCCAGCAAGACCGTGCCGGTCGCTTTCCTCGAAACACGCGATGGTCGACATCATCAGACTTCGACGGGTTGGCCGGCACAGGATTTCGTGGGTAGCGACCCTAGCCATTCGTCACGCGTTCGAAGATGATCTCGATGGACGTGCCGTCGGGGCGGGTGAAGTGTTCGGTCATGCGATCACCGTCGACAGTGATGCGCAGCTCCTTTGTCGTTCGCACGTTTCCAACCCAATTGGGGAACGTCGCGCCTTCCACTCGGTTGCCACTGAATTCGCCGTTCTCGTCGACGGTATACGTGCCGAACATACCGATGCTGCCCGCCATGGCGGCCCGATTCTCGGCATCGGTGCCTTCGCCTCGCGCGTTGGAAGCGAAAGGGGCCACCGTGGAGTCGGTGAGGACCTCGACGTAGTGCATTTCCGGAGTGAACGTGAGTAATCCGCTCGGCCGGTCGCCGTACGCCGGAACGGAGTTCCCATCTCGCTCGATCGACGCCGAGACCATTCGCCACGTTCCGACCACTTGATTCGGCGGTGCGGAGGGAACTGAGCAGCTCGACAACATGATTGCCGACCACACCGCGAGGGCGGCGCAGCGCGCGATCATGGAGGTTCTGCTTCCCGGGCTTTCGGTCGTGCCGTTGGTGACAAGATGCGTTCCACCGTCCGATCACTCAACAGAAGTCGGACCGTGAGCAATCAGCCGATCACGCTGGCCCCCAACGTCTTCCGTCAGCAGCGTAGGGCGCTCGGAGACTTCGCGGACGCGGTGATTACTGCATCGGTCGTGTCGGCTGCAAAATCGTGGCAGCCAGAGCTTCCGTGCGCAGATTCTCGAATCGCCGGTAGTCCGGGTCGTTGATCATCTGGACGAAGTGTTTTCGGCTCGGATAGCTCACCACGACCACCATGTCCCAGTCCGGTCCGCCGGTGGTGACCACCGGGGGATCGCCGACGCCCGCGTAGACGATCGTGACGCCGTAGCGTTCTCCGACGCCGGTGCTGTTGAACTGCTGTATGTACTGCATGTACTTGTCAGCGCCGCCGGGGACGAAGCGCAGGAGATTCAACATCACCACCGGACCGTCGGGGTCGGCGGCGACGAAGCGCTCCAGCGTTGCCGGCTCGAGTGTTGTCATGAACGGCTCCCTACTTACTTGCTATACAACACGCAACTCTAGCAGCGATATGGATGTACCGAGAGGTGGAAACATGGCCGGCATGGCTGAAGCGATGCATGTGCGGCGCACGCAGGCGCAACGACGTGCCACCACCCGGCAACGTGTTCTCGATGCGGCAACGGGCCTGGTCGCGACGCAGGGAGTTCGCGCAGTGTCACTCGCAGCGGTCGGCGAGGCCGCCGGTTACAGCCGCGGCATCGTCAACCATCACTTCGGCACCAAGGTCGGCTTGCTGAAAGCGCTGATCGAGCACGTCGCGCAGTTCGAGGCACCCGCTGACGCGCCCACCGGACTGGGTCGGCTACTGCAGTTCGTGCAGGCATACCTGGGGGGAATGCGAGAGCGCTCGCCCCGCTCCGAGGCCTTTCTACTGCTATGGGCCGAATCGGCGGGCATGGAGCCTTCTTTGGCGCCGTTGTTCGCGGAACGCGACGCGTGGTTCCAGGGTGCGCTGGCACAACAGATCAGGGAGGGCGTGCTCGATGGTTCGATTCGCGGTGACGTACATCCGGAGGTGGCCGCGCTGGCAATCATCGGCCAGCTGCGCGGCACCGCGATGCTGGCCTTTGCCTCCGCTCGGGATGTTCCGGCCTCCGAACTCACCGCCGAGGTGGTCCGATTGGTCGAGCATGGTCTCGGCCGTATCCCATCACAGCGCTGATGCCGACATGGCATGTCGGTCGCATTGGGAAGGACCAGGCCGATGACGATGTCCGGCAAGTCGCTACCGGGACAGTAGTAGGCGTTGTACCTTCGGCCCGTGGAGATCCTGCGTACCCCAGACGACCGCTTCACCGATCTGCCGGGCTACGACTTCGAGCCGCACTACGTCGAGGTCACCGGTGCCGACGACACCCCGGTACGCATGCACTACGTCGACGAAGGCTCGCCCGACGGGCCGGTCGTTCTGCTGCTGCACGGCGAGCCCAGCTGGTGTTATCTCTACCGGCACATGGTGCCGGTCCTGGTGGATGCCGGGCTACGCGCCGTCGCCATCGACCTGGTGGGCTTCGGTCGCAGCGACAAGCCATCACGGCGTACCGATTACACGTACCAGGCGCACGTGGACTGGGTGCGGGCCGCCATCGACGGGATCGGCCTCGCCGATATCACCCTGGTGTGTCAGGACTGGGGCGGGCTGATCGGGCTGCGTCTCGTCGGGGAAGAGCCCGATCGGTTCAGCCGCGTGGTGGCCGCCAATACGTTCCTGCCGACCGGCGATCGACCGCCGGGTAAGGCGTTCCTGGCCTGGCAGCAGTTCAGCCAGCAGACGCCGGTGTTCGATGCCGGCGCCATCGTCAACGGCGGCTGCACCTCCGCCTTGTCCGAGGACGTCATCGCCGCCTACAACGCACCGTTTCCTGACGAGTCGTTCAAGGAAGGCGCCCGCCAGTTCCCCACGCTGGTGCCGACCAGCCCGGACGACCCCGCCACCCCGGCCAACCGGGCGGCCTGGGAATCGTTGGGGCGCTTCGAGAAGCCCTTCCTGTGCGCGTTCTCCGACTCCGACCCGATAACCCGCGGCGGTGATCGGGTGCTCGCAGCGCACGTTCCCGGCGCTCGCGACCACGAACCCGTCACCATCAACGATGCCGGACACTTCCTGCAGGAAGACAAGGGCGCCGAGCTCGCCGCGGTCGTGGTGGGCTTCATCGAACGCACAACGTGACCGCCGGGGCCAGCATGGGTTCAGCGATTTGCCAGGTGGCAGTGGCCTTTTCGTGATCGCAGGGCACACTTGCACCGAACCCTGACCGGGCACATAGCTTGTCCTTAAGGTCGGTAGCGAGACTAACTTTCAGACGTCCCTCGACGGCGTCGAGTCTGAAAGGAACCCTCCGACATGAGATTTGCGAAAGTCGTTTCTGCAGTAGGGATTACTGGAGCGCTCGCGATGGGCGTCGGCGCCGGTGTCGCCAACGCCGACCCGTACTGGGGGCCGCGCGAACCGCACGGTCCCGGCTGGAACCGAGGACCCGGACCCGCGGACTGGCATCACCCCGAGTGGGTCGGCTGGAACGACGGATACCCGGCGCCGGGCTGGCGGCCACCGGAGGGTTGGGAACCGCCCGTGGACTGGAACAACCCGGGTGGTTGGGCTCCGCCGGCTGATTTCCACATGCGCTGCGGCGGTCCGCTGTGGAATCTGTTCCACCCGATCCCGTGCTGGTGACCCCTCAGACCTGCTCCCTGTTCTGCCGCTCGCCGTCCGGCGGGCGGCAGAACGCGGGCGCTTGTGCTGTGGACGCACTCGACATCAGTCTGTCCGGGGCCGATCTGATGAACGCGTTCACGCGTCGAGTCGCGCACCAATTCCAGAAAGCGATATCACATGCGATATCGCTTTCTGAACACGAATACCTGCCCCTTGCGGTAGCCGGTGAGGCCGGTGCGGCTGCAGCGTCCCGAGCCACAGACCCGGCCTACCCCTCGGCCGCCACCAGCGAGCGCAGCTTCACCGACGGGTTGTCCCGCTGGAAGCCTTCCAACCGCCACTTGGTGGAGAACAGCACCAGCAGCACGCCGTCGGTCCGGGTCAACACCTCCGAGGACACCTGCTTGCTCATGAACTCCAGATCCGCGGGATCCAGCACCCGAGCCACCTGATAAGGCAAGGGCTCCAAGGTGATCGGTGCGCCGATCTCGGTGGCCATCCGGTGGGTGGCGACCTCGAACTGCATCGGCCCGACGGCGGCCAGCACGGGCGCCTGCTCGCCGCGGCGGTCGGAACGCAGCACCTGCACCACGCCCTCCTGCTCCAGCTGCTCTATACCCTTGCGGAACTGCTTGTGCTTACTGGGGTCCTTACCGCGGGCCACCGAGAAGAACTCCGGAGAGAAGCTCGGAATCGGCGGATACTGCACCGGCACATCGACATACAGCGTGTCCCCCGGCCGCAGCGCCTGAGCGTTGGCCAACCCGATCACATCACCCGGCCACGCGTTCTCCAGCGTGGAACGCTGCTGGCCGAACACCGACTGCGCGTACTTGGTGACGAACGGCTTGCCGGTCCCGGCGTGGGTCAGCACCTCACCCCGCTCGAACGAGCCCGAACACACCCGCGCGTAGGCGATCCGGTCGCGATGCGACGAGTCCATCCCGGCCTGCACCTTGAACACGAACGCGCTGAACGGCGCATCCACCGGCCGGCGCACACCGTCCACATCCACCGCGCCACTGGGCGGGGGCGCCAACTCGACCAGAACGTCCAGCAGCTGGTTCACCCCGAAGTTCAGCGCCGCCGAGGTGAACAACACCGGCGAGGACTCGCCACCGAGGAACGTCTCGCGGTCGTAATCCGAGCCGTCCGCGGACAGCAGCTCGGACTCCTCCACCGCGGTATCCCAGTCATCCCCGGCCGCGTCGTGCGCATCGGCGGCCGCGATGTGCTCCTCCGGTGCCGCGGTCGCGCCACCGGCGGTACGGGTGAACCGGATGAACTTGTTCGCCCGGCGGTCCATCACCCCCTTGAAATCACCGGCGATGCCGACCGGCCACGTCAGGGGAGTGGTGCGCAGCCCGATGCGCTCGTGGATCTCGTCCATCAACTCCAGGGCATGCCGGCCGGGCCGGTCCCACTTATTGATCACCGTGATGATCGGGATGCCGCGGTGCTTACACACCTGGAACAGCTTCAGCGTCTGCGGCTCAAGACCTTTCGCCGCGTCGATCAGCATCACCGCGGCGTCCACGGCCGTCAACACCCGGTAGGTGTCCTCCGAGAAGTCCGCGTGACCCGGCGTATCCAGCAGGTTGATCACGCAATCGCGATACGGGAACTGCAGCGCCGTCGAGGTGATGGAGATACCGCGCGCCTTCTCCATCTCCATCCAGTCCGACACGGTGGACCGGCGCCCCGCCTTGCCGTGGATCGCCCCGGCTTCGGTGATCACCCGGGCGTGCAGCGCCAGGGCCTCGGTCAGCGTCGACTTACCCGCGTCGGGGTGGCTGATGACGGCAAAGGTGCGGCGACGGGCCGCCTCGGCGGCGACGCGGCCGGCGGTACGGGTGTCCAGGGCGTTCTCGGTCATATCGCCCTCGATGGTATTTGCCCAGCAAGCGAATCAATAATCGGGCGGCCCCACGCGGTTAGCTGAATCACCGGATCGGTGCACAACGACGGCGCGTTCTGTCACCATACTGACGTGAAGAAACGGCGTTGGCGGATTCTGCTGGGTTTGCTGATCGTGTTGGTGATCGCCGCGGTGGCGGCGGCGCCGTGGGCCTTCCGGAACTATGTCGAAGGCGCCCCCGAACCCACCTTGGCGCTGCCGCCCGGCGCCCGGCCCGCCGGCACCGACGTCAACGGCTCCTGGACCGTGCAGCCCGGCTCGCAGGCCGGCTACCGCGCCGAGCAGAAGCTGCTGTGGCAGACGGTGGACGTCAACGGCCGCACCTCCGATGTCACCGGTCACGCCGAGGTGACCGAATCCCGGTTGGTGTGGGCCGAATTCACGGTCGACGTGGCCTCCATCGCGTCGGCGCACCACGGCCGCGACGACCGATTCCGCGGCCCCGACGTGATGGACACCGCGACGTATCCCACCGCTCAGGTCACCGTCAGCGCACCCGTCGACCTCACCTCTGTTCCCGACGACGGACGTGCGGTCGAGGTCGAGGTGCCCATCCACCTGACCCTGCACGGTGTCAGCCGCCCGGCGTCCGCGCACACCACCATCGCCCGCAACGGGGACCGGGTCGACGTTGCCGGAGCCATCCCGGTCCGCTTCTACGACTACAACGTGTCCCCGCCGAAGCCGTTCGCGTCACTGCTGGCGGTGCAGCCGGTCGCGACCATCGAGTTCCTGGTGCATCTCGCCAAGGGCTGACGCTAGAACCGCAGCCAACCCCGCTTGGCCGCCTTGTGTCGCTGCGCGTACGGCCACGGATTGTGCCGTTCGGGTACTGCCGCCGCGCGCACCTCTTTGAGTTGCGTGCGCAGGAAGCGTCGCACCTCGTCCAACGCCGGGTCCTCCCAGCGGTTGACGGCCTCGATCGGATCATCGGTCAGGTCGTAGAGCTCCCACTGATCGTCGAGCACATCGCTGCGGTACCGCTCGCCGCCGCGTCCGCTGTATGCCAGCTGTCGCACCCCGGGCTCGGTCCAGGTGCCCGGATCGTCGAACGTGCGCACCAGCTTCCACAACCGCCCGTCATACCGGCGGACCAGGCCCTCGAAATTTCCCGCCACGTGGGTGGGCACTCGAATCCGCAGCGGCGCAGGGGGATTGGCCAGCGCGCCGATCGCCCGCGCGGCCGCCGACGCCCCGGTATCGCCCTCCAGTACGTTGTCGCGGGTCAACAGGTACACCGACCGGTCATCGTCGGCGCGGCCGCCGTCCACCACGGGCACCAGGTCGCACCCGGGCAGCGGATGCACCTCGCTGAACGTCTCGGCCAATACCTCCGCGACGGCGGGCACATCGACACCGGCCGCGCCCAGCAGCGTCGGCACCAGGTCCACATGCGATGTCGGCGCCTCGACGGTGCGCGCCGCCGTCGCACCCGCACCGATACGCGCGACCACGAACGGCACCCGGGTGGCCTCGTCGTACAGGTTGAACCACTTCTGGTGCAGCCCGCCGTGGGCGCCCAGCAGGTCACCGTGATCCGAGGTGCGCACCAGCACCGCATCGGCCGAGCCCTCGGTGACCGCACGGCGCACCCGGTCCAGCGGGCCGTCCACCTCGGCGTGCAGCCGGTAGTACAGATCGCGGTACTGCTGCGCCTGACGCCGATAGGTCCGCTCGATGGCCCCGGCCGGCCCGTACCCGGAGTAGTAGGCCTCCCGGAACGCGGCCTGCGCGGCCGGCTTGGACCGCAGATCCTCCTCGGCCGTCGGGGCGGGCGGCACCGGCGGCGGATCCAGCGGTGACGGCCGCACCGGTGACCGGCGTGCCCACGCCGGAAACAGCACGATGTCATGCGGATTGACGAAACTCGCCACCAGCAGGAACGGCTTCAGCGCCGCCGCGTCACCGGCGCGGCGACGGGCGTACCGGTCGTCCAGCCAGGCCACGATCCGGTCGGCGAACAGCGGGTCCCGCCGAAAACCGCTGTTCGCCAGGCCCGCCCCGTGCGGTTCCGGGCCCACCCAACCGGAAAAGCCGTACGGTCCCAGCGGATCGGCGTCCAGGTAGCGCTGGACCGCCGCGGGGTCGACGACGCCGGCATCGTCGTTGGTGGCCAAGGGTTTTCCGGTTTTCGGGTCGGTCAGGTCGGCATGCGAGATATGCCATTTGCCGTCGTAATGGGTGTCATAGCCGGCGGCGCGAAACCAGTTGCCCAACGTCGGCACCTCACCGCGACGCAGCCAGCGCAGCCGCGAGTCGTCGTACCGCTTGCCGATGCCGTCGGTCTGGGTGACCCCGTGCAGATCCGGGTACTGCCCGGTGAACAGGGTGGGCCGGCTCGGCACACAGGCCAGCGACCCGGTGTAGTGCCGGGTGAACCGCACCCCGTGCTCGTCGAACCAGCGCCACCCGGCCAGCGTGCGGTGCCGCCACTGCCGCAACGCTTCGGTCTCGTACGGCGGCGCGGCGCGTTCCTCGTCGGTCATCAGGATCACGATGTCGGGTCGGCCGGTGCTCATCTGTGCATCTCACACCGTGCGCCCAGCCTGGTGGGGGAGAATTGCCGGATGTCGACACCGCCGCCCGACGCGGCGACCCGACGGATCCCTCGTCAGCCCCGCCCGGAGGGGCCGACGCAGCGGATTCCGCGGCCCGACCCGCCCACCGAACGGCTGCGCGCCCCGGAACCCGCGACCGAGAAATTCGCCCGGCCCAGCACGCCGCCCCCGGCGAAGAAACGCAACACGCAGACCATCGTCCTGGTCGCCGTCATCGTGATCGCCGTGCTGGTCGGCAGCCTGGCCGGCGCCGAACTGTACGCCCGGTACAAGGCGGCCGACGTGCTGTCCGACATCACCGACTGCCTGGTGCAGGACGGTGCCGACGTGTCCTTCTCGGTGAACCCGCCGTTCCTGTGGCAATACCTGTCCGGCGACTACACCAACATCTCGGTGGCCACCGCCGGCAACCGGGTGCAGGAGGCCAAGGGCATGACCGCCGACGTCACGCTCAGCGATATCACGCTCAAGGACGCCGACGATTCCAAGGGCACCATCGGCGCACTCGACGCGACGCTGTCCTGGACGTCGGCGGGCATCAAGGAGACCGTGGCCGAGAACCTCCCGGTGGTCGGCAGCCTGGTGACGGCGGTTCGTACCGATGCGGGCGCCGGAACGCTGATCCTGGAAGCCGCCGGCGGCACCACCGTCACCGCGCAGCCGGTGGTTGCCGACGGCAAGCTCAACCTGAACGTCACCGACGTCACCGGCCCGTTCGCCAAGGACACCGTGCAGTCGGCCCTCGACGAGTTGACCACCAAGCTCAACGACAACTACCCGCTGGGCATCAAGGCCGACAGTGTGAAGGTGACGAGCACGGGGGTGGTCGGCACGTTCTCCAGCCGCAACGCGACCATCCCGTCCGGGCAGAGCAATCCCTGTTTCGCCGACCTGTAGGACCGGCTAGAGGATGCCGAGGATGTCGTTCTTCAACGCCTCGGCCTCGGTGCCGAACACCGCCTGCACACCGTTACCCACCTCGATGACCCCTGCCGCACCAAGGCTTTTCAGCCGCGCCTGATCGACCTTGGCCGGGTCGGCCACCTCCATCCGCAGCCGGGTGATGCAGGCGTCGACGTTCACCAGGTTCTCCCGGCCGCCGAAGGCGGCGATCACCTGCTCGGCTTTCGAATCGGGCCGAGCATCAGGGCGAGCGTCACCCCCCGCGTCCGTCACGACGGCGGTCGCCGATTCGGCACCCTCACCGAGGTTGGCCTGCTCCTCGGCCTCGAACTCGGCCTCCGGTTCGCGGCCCGGCGTGCGCATGTTCCACCGCGTGATGGCGAACCGGAACAGCAGGTAGTAGACGAAGAAGAACACCACGCCCATGCCGATGAGCAGTGGGATGTTCTTGGCCGCCGGGGCGGTCCCGTAGAGCAGCAGGTCGATCAACCCGGCCGAGAACGAGAAACCCAGATGGATGTCGAGCAGGTAGGCGATGGCCAGCGACAGGCCGGTCAACACGGCGTGCACGACGTACAGCGGGAACGCCACGAACATGAACGCGAACTCCAGCGGTTCCGTCACGCCGGTGAGGAAGGCCGTCAGCGCCGCGGCGGACAGGATGCCGACGGCCACCTTGCGCTGTTTCTTGTTGGCGACGTGGATCATCGCCAGTGCCGCGGCCGGCAACCCGAACATCAGGATCGGGTAGAACCCGGAGGTGAGGATGCCCGCACTCGGGTCGCCGGCGGCGAACCGGGTCAGCTCGCCGGTCACGGTGTTGCCATCCGGTGTCTGGTAGTCGCCGTAGAGGAACCACACATACGAGTTCGGGATGTGGTGCAGGCCCAGCGGGATCAGCATGCGGTTGGCGAAGCCGTACACGAACGCACCGAACGCGCCGGCGCCACCGATGAACTTGCCCAGCCCGGTCAGCCCCGCGTCGAACAGTGGATAGAAGTAACTCAGGCCGAAACCGATGAACAACGACGCCAGCGA is a genomic window containing:
- a CDS encoding PTS transporter subunit EIIC; the encoded protein is MSQSTKPGTSRRVPGFAQLQRLGKSLMLPIAVLPAAGILLRLGQPDLLGRIDAPVIGAFFKAMSAAGDAVFANLPLLFAVGVAIGFARKADGSTALAAVVGYLVVAAVFKTMSPIVLAGELDKSGEQAQINYSVFAGIVVGLVTAWLFDRYHTIQLPSYLGFFGGRRFVPIVVSLASLFIGFGLSYFYPLFDAGLTGLGKFIGGAGAFGAFVYGFANRMLIPLGLHHIPNSYVWFLYGDYQTPDGNTVTGELTRFAAGDPSAGILTSGFYPILMFGLPAAALAMIHVANKKQRKVAVGILSAAALTAFLTGVTEPLEFAFMFVAFPLYVVHAVLTGLSLAIAYLLDIHLGFSFSAGLIDLLLYGTAPAAKNIPLLIGMGVVFFFVYYLLFRFAITRWNMRTPGREPEAEFEAEEQANLGEGAESATAVVTDAGGDARPDARPDSKAEQVIAAFGGRENLVNVDACITRLRMEVADPAKVDQARLKSLGAAGVIEVGNGVQAVFGTEAEALKNDILGIL